GATGAGTGACAACATTTCCACATATTGAGCCATATGAAATACAGTTGAAGCATAGGGCAAGAATTTGCTGCTAACATGTATACTGTGAGTCTGAATGATGAGAGCATCTTATCCCAGCTGtaggtccattgtgtgtgtgtgtggtcttttaAGCCTCAACAGCAACCAGCTCTGGAGGTATTGGGGACTTGGGATGCTTGCTGTCAAAGTGCTGCTTGAATGTCTTTGGGTCCGGTATCTGTGTCTGTAAGGGTCaggtaaggaatgaaggatatcaaCAATTGTTGGCTGAGACTGAATTTTCAGGTGACAAAAAATAAGCAAAGCAAGAAGATGCATCAAACTACTACACCTCACACAGGCCAGTACAATGGACTAGACATGAAAAGAAACCTAAAAAGGTAGGGACGTCAAACGTTCAGGCTGCTGCACAGACTATGGAGGCTCTAGTCTACAGCGACCAGTTAAATTGTGTTTGAGAGCATTATTTTACTCTCCAAATGGTTAAATGAGTGAGAAATAGATGTCATTGTTGCAATCGTTTGTGAGTgggcaacatactgtatactatcaTCTTAAGTTGACATGTTGAATTATTTTGGCATAGTAAATTATTGTATATTCCGCTAATTTCCCGAATGTGGACTGTGGACAGTTTGTGTTACTACAAGCCTGCATTTTCACCCCATAAAATGTAGTGGAATTACACATCCATTTTACCTCAGATTGGTGATGTTAGTATAAAAGTTTATAGTTATcacaatgactgtaaaaactattGGTCGCTAAAGAAATGACAGACCATGTAAAATACTGTTAGTCACTAAATCCAGCTAGAAAGACCACGTAAAACAGCTGGCTAGTATGCCCTCACCCGTCTGAGCGGttggctgtgaatgccctcacccgctaTATACTTATAACTGATTGGTTTGGTTCTGAGCACTATAGTGCTGTCCGGTTAGAACATGATGTTGAGGCCCATACTAAACACTTGGTCAccaccacacgcacacatgcagacacagctGTTTGTATTTGAGGATGTTTATATGATTGTGGTAATCCGAATAACTTGGAATCTTATTGTTGTGGTTCTATAAGACAAAGATATGCACACATGTAAACAGTATTAGTTAAGGGTTATAACTATGCAAtatagatatactgtatgtacagtaacagtcaaaagtttggacacacctactcatcgtTCTGGAAGATTATATAGCTAGTAGGGTTGACCCCATTtattcgactggtcgattgtttggtcgataggctgatGGTTGACCAATATTTCTTTAGCGGAGCAGTAGGAAAAAATTAATGTACAAATATCATGGTGTAcaaaacacctgtctgattcgcgccagtctgagtggactaatccattgtggaggccgtggggatggcacagtccatcactctaagaagTGTTACTGAAATTgcatatggttatattacataagaacaatggtgcaagaataaaaataatatcattttataacaaatgcactttctcccgcgttggatagTGGTCACTGTCTGCagttctgaaacacatcagtgctctgttgaattggtgccttttcctagaccatgttgctatgtgcataatagcacatTTAATCTGCGTATTGTTGTTGAGAACAAtgtggcggaggcagcagcagaatgaagagatgagaaaacagcccttgccttattgtctaagaaaagtgaggagaggaaaCCCCGACTTAATTAGGTCAATAATCAATAgcttaactgttaaatgtgcctggctttataaatgatccatatacagttgaagtcggaagttaacatacacattagcaaatacatttaaactcagtttttcaccattactaacatttaatcctagtataaattccctgtcttaggtcagttaggatcaccactttattttaagaatgtgaaatgtcagaataatagtagagagaatgatttatttctgcttttatttatttcatcacattcccaatgggtcagaagtttacatacactcaattagtatttggtagcattgcctttaaattgtttaacttgggtcaaacatttcgggtagccttccacaagcttcccacaataagttgggtgaattttggcccattcctcctgacagagctggtgtaactgagtcaggtttgtaggcctccttgctcacacacgctttttcagttctgccaacaaatgttctataggattgaggtcagggctttgtgatggccactccattaccttgactttgttgttcttaagccattttgccacaactttggaagtatgcttggggtcattgtccatttggaagacccatttgcgaccaagctttaacttcctgactgatgtcttgagatgttgcttcaatatatccacataattttccttcctcatgatgccatctattttgtgaagtgcaccagtccctcctgcagcaaagtacccccacagcatgatgctgccacccccgtgcttcacggttgggatggtgttcttcggcttgcaagacccccccttttcctccaaacataacgatggtcattatggccaaacagttctatttttgtttcatcagaccagaggacatttctccaaaaagtacagtctttgtccccatgtgcagttgcaaaccgtagcctggcatttttatggcggttttggagcagtggcttcttccttgctgagcggcctttcaggttatgtcgatataggactcgttttactttggatatatatacctttgtacctgtttcatccagcatcttcacagggtcctttgctgttgttctgggattgatttgcacttttcgcaccaaagtacgttcatctctaggagacagaacgcgcctccttcatgtacggtatgatggctgcgtggtcccatggtgtttatacttgtgtactattgtttgtacagatgaacgtggtaccttcaggcgtttggaaattgcttccaagaatgaaccagacttgtggaggtctaaagaacattttctgaggtcttggctgatttattttgattttcacatgatgtcaagcaaagaggcactgagtttgaaggtaggctttgaaatacatccacaggtacacctccaattgactcaaattatgtcaattagcctatcagaagcttctaaagccatgacatcattttctggaattttccaagctgtttaaaggcacagtcaacttagtgtatgtaaacttctgacccactggaattgtgatacagtgaattataagtgaaataatctgtctgtaaacaattgttggaaagattacttgtgtcatgcacaaagtagatgtcctaaccaacttgccaaaactatagtttgttaacaagaaatgtgtggagtggttgaaaaacgagttttaatgactccaacctaagtgtatggaaacttctgacttcaactgtatatctacagaaataagtcagatcctgcttctgttgcctgtttgagtgtttgtttaatagcctaatgGTTCGGTGAGCACCAAGGCTCACACAACAACATGTCAAGTAAACGATTTCACAAAttcggctgtttttaatctttgctttgctgtaataaaggctttacactttctttttgttagaacagcctctctggtatcTTTATAAttaatttagtgttgtttacattgttccaaagtGTCAGaattaataataatgataataataataaccctgcTTTTTCTTGATAttcttcttattgttattattactaatattattatgatcatcattataataagtattgccattatcattagtaggcttagtatagcagcccgagctgtaggcctaagagcatatcctgtttagtcttaatactgtaacttatttaggcctatatttcaatgcttatataggctactgtatcaatcaatctttcattcgttcatgtcatcacacagcatatgagtcattcatgatttgaaatgcaatcaagcatgttagttttaaaataaaataaagcgagCTTAGAATAATTAGCTTAAACAATAAGccgttccatttcggaaattgcatttacaaatgaatgtgactgtttttagtctttgctgtaataaaggcttggCAAAAAAACGTTACAACAaactctctggtacgcttataatGTAGTTATTGTTGTTTACGTTGTTCCAAAAGGTCcgaaaattatattgtaatctacgcagcacctgtttggcacacataatatgcatgcagctcttgctccttaccttatttttcttgatctagaatattttccacaactagttaAATTTATTCCACACATTGACTTCCCCTTGACCTCATGaacaaccagtaaacattcccagtttcgagtttatttgtcacgtcctgCACCCCTGCAGTCtctatgtggacacagaggagggTGAGCCTCAAAGAGTTAATACTATGGTCAGGGTCAGGAAATGCTCTGCAGATGGGGAGGGTATTTCCCACAAAGTGGATTTCTTGATTATTATACCATTGAATAAAGAGGCAAGTTAACTCAGAATACTACACCAATACCTgtgcagtggtcctctgtagctcagctggtagagcacggcgcttgtaacgccaaggtagtgggttcgatccccgggaccacccatacacaaaaaaaatgtatgcacgcatgactgtaagttgctttggataaaagcgtctgctaaatggcttattattatattatgtaatGTCATATAGTATTTGTAATTGTTTAGTAAATACATAGAAATTGAGATATGCTGTTTTGGTGTACCTCAAGAttgtatcactctctctctctcacacacacgcacacgcacacgcacacgcacacacacacaaacacacacacacattgttttcTCTCTATCAGACCAGTCCTTGTCAGCTGGGTGGGTAGGCTTGGTGGGTCGAAGGGGCCCCTGCTCCAAACAGCCCTTCATGGTGACCTTCTTCAGGGCCAGCCAGGCCCCCTGTCGCGCCCTGAATCCCAACCCCCGCAAGAAGAAGCCCAAATATGACCGTCCCCTGCCCAGTATACATGGTGAGGTCATACAAGGTCAGGGGACAACACTGGTTTTTGGTGTTGTTGTTAAGCTTGTTTTTGCAgagtttaaagggatagttcatccaaattacaaaattacttaACTTGCGTTTACATTTAATTGTGTCTTTATTTTAAATCCAATGCATCCAAAGCATGCTTGACAGTCTGTCCTGTCTCATAACATATTTTTTGATCCCTTTCAGATCACAGCCATGTCAACAGTGGGCGTCAGGCTTGTAAGAGACATGAATTATATGTGAGCTTTAGTGACCTAGGCTGGAAGGTGAGCTTCTGTCTCCCTTAACTACTCAATCTACTGAATAGATAATATCATGATCTAACATTGTATCACCTTATTTGCTGTAACAcacaattagcaaaataaataacaatgtaaatcacaatatggggatgaggtagttgggtgggctaattacagatgggctgtgtacaggtgcagtgatcggtaagctgctctgacaactgatgtttaaagttagtgagggagataagtgtctccagcttcagagatgtttgcagtcCGTTCCAGCTatatgcagcagagaactggaaggaatggcggccaaaggaggtgttggctttggggatgaccagtgagatatacctgctggaacgcatactacgggtgggtgttgctatggtgaccaatgatctaagataaggcggggatttgcctagaagtgatttatagttgacctggagccagtgggtttggcgacgaatatgtagtgagggccagccaacgagagtgtacaggtcacaatggtgggtagtatatggggctttggtgacaaaacagatggcactgtgatagactacatccaatttgctgagtagagtgttggaagctattttgtaaatgacatcgccgaagtcaaggatcggtaggatagtcagttttacgagggcatgtttagcagcatgagtgaaggaggctttgttgcgaaataggaagccgattctagatttagctttggattggagatgcttaatgtgagtctggaaggagagtttacggtctaaccagacacctaggtatttgtagttgtccacatattctaagtcagacccgccgagagtagtgaatctaatcgggcgggcgggtgcaagcagcgttcgattgaagagcatgcatttagttttactagcgtttaagagcagttggaggccacggaaggagtgttgtatggcattgaagctcgtttggaggtttgttcacacagtgtccagtgaagggccagatgtatacaaaatggtgtcgtctgcgtagaggtagatctgagagtcaccagcagcaagagcgacatcattgatatacacagagaatagagtcggcccgagatttgaaccctgtggcacccccttaGAGACTgctagaggtccagacaacaggccctccgatttgacacattgaactctatctgagaagtagttggtgaaccaggtgaggcagtcatttgagaaaccaaggctatttagtctgccaataagaatgcagtgattgacagagtcaaaagccttggccaggtcgatgaagacggctgcacattactgtcttttatcgatcgcggttatcatatcgtttaggacattgagcgtggctgaggtgcacccatgaccagctcgaagagggggatgaccgcggcagctttccaaatctctggggatctcagacgaacGAAAGACagattgaacaggctagtaataggggttgcgacaatttcggcggggtccagatttagcagctctttcaggacatcagctatctgtatttgggtgaaggagatgtgggggcaagttgcagcggagggtgcagagctggtggccggggtaggggtagccaagtggaaagcatggccagccgtagcaaaatgcttattgatattctcgattatcgtagatttatcggtggtgacagtgtttcctagcctcagtgcagtgggtagctgggaggaggtgctcttattctccatggactttacagtgtcccaaaacgttttggagttagtgctacaggatgcacatttctgtttgaaaaagctagcctttgctttcctaactgattgtgtatattggttcctgacttccctgaaaagttgttcgatgctaatgcagtacgccacaggatgtttttgtgctggtcaagggcagtcaagtctggggtgaaccaggggctatacatGAACTCTAACATTGGTTTCAATGGGAATGATGGTAAATGGCTCAGACATTTATGGCAAACTGAAACTAAAATAACCAATTTACCTGAGTCTACAATGGCAGTCTTAAAATAGAGTACGGATAGTGAGAAGTAACTTTCAAGACAGAAGCAATTGTTCCCTATAGTGGTGGACTTTATACTGTACCAGGTTACTACACaactaacatacactgagtgtacaaaacattaggaacacctgctctttccatgacatagactgaccaggtaaattcaggtgaaagctatgatcctttgaacggggtatggtagtaggtgtatcaagaatggtccaccacccaaaggtctttcagccaacttgacacaactgtgggaagcattggagtcaacatgggccagaatccctttggaacgctttcgacaccttgtagagtccatgccccgacaaattgaggctgttctgagcaacaggggtgcaactcaatattagcaaggtgttcttaatgttttgtacactcagtgtatgtaggccTCCATGTTTTTAAATAGTACAGTATCACACATCACAGTACAATGCCATAAAGCGTGGGCCTGTAGTACATGTAAATCAACTTAAAGTTGGTTTTTATTTTCATATGCAAAGAATAAAGCATAATTGTTCatgtaataatgtaatattaGCCTCATAACAACTCCAGGAATAGGAAATAGTGATGAAATAATCAAATAAATGAAAAGACAGAGACAAATGCTTTTGAActactatttattttatttaaaaatgtaaaattcAGAGCAAAGTAATGTAGTGCACTAGTGTATAGAGCACTGTTAGGTGGCAAAGTGTCACAAGAATCCTGTGGGGAGAGAAAACAAGAGAATACATGCATTTAATGTGTTAACTAATCAGGGTTCAACGAAGCACTTCAAGTCCTCAAttccagagagaggaagagagagagagagagagagagagagagagagagagagagagagagagagagagagagagagagagagagagagagaagaagtgtGGCCCTTCAGGTCTCTGCAGTAGGACTACATGCTGGCCATGAGGTACTCGAGGTGGTACTCCAGGAGGCTGGAGAGCTGAGTGACCAGAGACTCTCGGTTAAAATACCAGGCCAGCTGCTGCCCAAACATGTCATCTAGCAGAGCCATCAGCCCGCCCTGAAGGgaacaccacacaacacataGAAAATGGCTCTGAGCTACTAGCTtatcaagaggagagagacaatgagagttaCTCCCCTAAAACGGCATTGAAACCCTGTTAACCAGGAACGAGTAAAGAGGAAGTAAACTAGTAATAAGGAAGAAAACAGGAAGTAAACTCTTGACTCTTACATTGAGCAGCAACAGGTATCTCTCAGCCTTTGGCTCAATGCTGGCAACAGTGGGCAGGAAGGAGTACAGGAGAGCGTACAGACGCTCCAAGAACCCACCAGGTTGCTAAAgtaaacagaggaggagagaagagaaattgAAGTGAAATTGCTAATAGACAGACATCTAAACATTTACCAGCAAGATGCTACTTACCACCATCAGGGATTTCTGAGCTGTCATCATCCCAAACAGCACCAGCTCAAAAGGACATCTATCAGGTTAACATGATGGATCTAGGACAAGAAAACACGTTTGGAGGAAATAGGAATGATTTCAAATAGATCAGCTACTGTGCCGTATAAAAAGACATGCATGTGGAAGAACTCAAAGTGAGACTTGAAAGAGTTAATTAACTCACCTTTGCCTCAGCCAGCTCCCCTCTCAATGTCAATCTGCTTGGAGGGGTCACTCAGGTAGTCCACAAAGTCGTTATAGGCACGGATGAATTCGGCCTCGTCCTATCACAAAGCAAAGAGCAGTGATGTTAGTGCACAGAACACATTTCTCACCGAGGACGCTCTCTTTCCCTTGAAGGACAATGAGTTAGTGAGCTACCATCTGGTGGACCTGAACCAGTGCGCCCAGTAGGACCTTTCCCGCCACAAACAGATGGTTCCTGCTCAGGGTGGAACCGAGCAGGGTctagagaagaggggaagagttAGGGTGAGACACCCATCTTcctctaggagacagacagatcaggaagacacagagagtcaaagaaaAGTGGGTCCACTCACAGTAAAGGCCTGGCGCAGGGAGACGAGCCTCAGGCCGATGTCCTCCACTCTCTTGGTGGTAAGATagaggctgtggaagagagggaatgGAGCATGTCAATGGGGGATAACAGCATTGTGACCACTATCCTTCAGCATCTGACAAGCTCAGACTATACACACATTTAGAGGGACTCACTTTAGCAGAGGAACCTCCCTCTCCTCAGGCAGCAGGTCCTCCTCCCAGCCCTACAATAACAGAACAATTATTCAACATCAGTGACCAATTTAATGACATGACAAACAAAGGGTAAATCGAAGGATCTTAATGCTACTAGTcaatagtatgtgtgtgtgtaacatctgACCTCATAGCAGTTGTGGCCCTCAGGCTCTGGCTCAGTGAACTGCTGAGTGGTGGGCGTAGAGACGGAGGCAGCCTCCGACCACGCCGAGGGAGGAGAGCAGCCCATCCAGCCCCATGTGGAGAGTGGCGTACACCACCGAGACATCAGTTTGctgctcaaaacacacacacacaacacacgttaaTAGAAAACAGACCATATCTAATGGAAAATGCCCTGTAATTTCTATTCTATATACATAGGAAATTGTTTATTTACCTGGTAGCAGCCATGCGTCACGGCCACAGACGTCTCGTGGCGGAGGTGAGACGCATACTGGGTCACCCTGCCAGCCACATACTGACAGAGAGAAACGACATGTTAAGGAAATGTTAACGGAATAAGTGAAGAAAAGCCTAATCTAATACTAATTCAGTAGTATTTACATCTTACCTGGATCCAAGAGATGGACTGAACCTTGGTGGCACAGTAGGGGATGCCCTCTGGACTAAGTCTGTGTGTCTCCTTGGAGATGGCCCACACCAGTTGAGTCTCCAGGCCTCGAACCCTACTCGCATGGTGCATCCTCACCACCACCTGCTGTGGAGTGAAATAACaagacaacatcaacaaaacaacatcAGCCATCGCTGTAACATATTTCCATCAAGATCACATGACACTGACGATGTAGATTAGGATTAGGTAGTGACAAAGACACATACCTGGGATCCCCCACGCATGTAGGTGATAATGGGGCTGATGAACTGGAAAGTTCTCCAAGCTTTAGCCACGGACCGGCATTGTTCTGCACAAGAGGGGGttgacattacaatacattcaggtTAGAAACAGCAAACATTGCAACAgtgatgtgactgtgtgtgtgggtctcttACCCTGATCACAACAGGCCCACAGTACAGGGAGCTAAACCTAATCGGTATCAACTGCCAATTACCAGTGGCCTCCTAAAGCAGAAAGCAGACAACAAAGATTTTTAGAATGTCAAAGTGACACAAATTGAATATCTGGGATACTTTTCAAACATTAAACTTTCTGAAAATTGTACCTCAAGGATAGTCGGCACATCTGGCACCTCCTCAAGGATGGCTGGCAGCAGTGGTACATCCGGCACATCATCCAATGGCACAACCAACTGGACCTCATCCAGGACAGTTGATTCTAAAATTAGGAACATTGGAATACAAAAAAAAATTTAGGATGTAAAACGAACGAGCTAGCTAGTACTACTAGTTCAAAAGTGCATCTCTTAGCAAAAGTCACTAAAGTCAACGTTAGCTTACAAGTATGGATTAcagaaatacacaacatttcacaaattacatttatattgttaaatgtggtaaAATAAGAAGTTTAAACTCAACATACCCTCTTCGAATCGATGTCGATGTCGCTGTCCACCTCCCGACGATTGCGAACCCTGCAAAACGGAAAAAGACAAAAACAATCCACAAATGAATTTGAACAACCTGTCGACGCAGTAGACGCCGACGTCCACGCACTCTCCCCACCAATTTTGAAAAAGCACCCAGGCATTTTCCAGTCGATCTTTCAGTCTCAGGTCTCAAAAATCTGtcaagtttgttgttgttgttttcgaaCAGAAAACGTTCAATAGAACGCCGAGATGTTCTATCGGTTAGATGTCTCTTGGCAACACATATTTTTGAAAATTGTTGTTtacaaaattgacagctgtgttgCCATAGAAATGAGTTTTGGAACTCTATGCTTATTAGAATTCTATTAAAATGCCATTCCTActcatcattctaattctattgaCCCTAttttgtcaccagaggatttcctATGTTGTTGGTATAATATAAAACAAAAAATACCAAATGTTCTTTTTAAGTCACCTAGCTAGGTCAATGGCCCATTGAAATGTTTTAGCATGTTTCATGGAAGTTGTTGTTGAACTTCTgaaagtctgggctttgactcaGTGGATAATAAAGTATTGTTTGGAGCACAGACAACCGGTTTTAAAATATATTGACCAAATTCAGACAAGGGGGGCATAAGCCACAGCCCACTGAGGTAGGAGAGCACTGAAGTATCTGCATAATAATAATCCATATCTCTTTTATAAACAGGATAGTATCATTGATTATATAAAAGTGCATGTATAAATAAGTCTGATTGACCTTTTTTTCATGGCGGGTTCACCTTCTGAAGCCGGACGAGGTTCCCAAAGCGTGCTGCGCCACCAAGCTCAGTCCCATCTCCGGACTCTTCTACGGCGACAACAACAATGTGATCCTAAAAAACTGCATCGTAACATGGTGGTCAAGACCTTGTGGATGCCTGTGACACCTGTAGTAGCCCACCATATTCTACACTAATTTTTTATAAACTTGACTACCAGCTGTTGAAAAAGATACAAACTGGGGTAATATACCTTGCAGCCAGCAGTTGATAGCAATAAATCTGGCAATATGTGTATACATTGTatgtatctacactgaacaaaaatggcaTACAACAATTTGCAAAAGATTTTCTgtatttacagttcatataagaaatcagtcaattaaaatatcttccataggccctaatctatggatttaacatgactgggaatgcagatgtgcatctgttggtcacagatacctttttaaataAGAATGGAGTGcgttgatcagaaaaccagtGCGGTATCTGGTGCTTGACCTGTTGCCTCATGCAGCGGGACACACATCTCACTTAGCATGGGGattgatcaagctgttgattgagGCCTGCCTGGAATATTGACCCACTCCTCTGCCCGATGGttttgcgaagttgctggatactgGGGAACTGGAGACACGCTGTCATGACGACGATAGCCAGAGCAtttaaacatgctcaatgggtgcaGAATGTCTTCgcgaatatgcaggccatggaagaaggTGTAAACATTTT
The window above is part of the Coregonus clupeaformis isolate EN_2021a unplaced genomic scaffold, ASM2061545v1 scaf0257, whole genome shotgun sequence genome. Proteins encoded here:
- the LOC123484285 gene encoding uncharacterized protein LOC123484285, whose protein sequence is MRGGSQQVVVRMHHASRVRGLETQLVWAISKETHRLSPEGIPYCATKVQSISWIQYVAGRVTQYASHLRHETKLMSRWCTPLSTWGWMGCSPPSAWSEAASVSTPTTQQFTEPEPEGHNCYEGWEEDLLPEEREVPLLNLYLTTKRVEDIGLRLVSLRQAFTTLLGSTLSRNHLFVAGKVLLGALVQVHQMDEAEFIRAYNDFVDYLSDPSKQIDIERGAG